DNA from Labrus bergylta chromosome 3, fLabBer1.1, whole genome shotgun sequence:
ATGTGAAACGTGTGCCTGTGTTTTCAGGCCTGGAGCACGTGATGGCCTCTAGCGAAGACTACGCTGAGCGTCTGCACGTgtgggagggatggaggagggaggtggGGAAGAGGATGAGGCCGCTGTACGAAGACTACGTGGATCTGAAGAACGAAGCCTCCAAACTGAACGGTACATCTCCAAACAATCAGGCCACTGGCTGCAGTATGGTAGAGTTTAGAGAATGATCATGAggatgtttcatattttaaatgtttgaagggTTGAAAGGCAAAGTAAATGGAAAAGGAATGTAGTGTTGGTCCTCTTGTTAATCTACTCATATCATTCCTACACTTCCATATAATGGAAAATCAGGTTTTAAACAATGATATGAAGGCTGTTAGGAAATAATGCTGATATAAGCTAGTAGAGGCTGAAAAGATGAATTCATTTGTTGTTAAGTATTTCATTAATAAACGATTTTGAGAACTATTTCTTATGGgtaaaaaacatcaacatcccATGATTTAAGCTTcttactgtaaatatttttcTTGTGTCTTCACTCCTCTATGACAGTAAAgtgaatacttttttaaaaagcgaGACCTTTGAGGATACCATCGAAGGCTTTGGGATGCACTGATCAACATTTTTCAtcagttttcaacattttctagacaaaaaaaaacttgatgtagaaaatCTATGCTGATTTAACTGATTGTGAAGATAACTAAGCTGTAGCCACAGTTCCAAAGAACAGCTTCCTGTGGACCAGAATGGTGTAAATCCCCATCTTTACATCTTACTCATGTATCACCATCAGTGCAATCACAAATATCAGCATGTACAAGGGAGCCAGCAACATTTCCTCcccaaaactacaaaaaaaaaaaggaatttgtaGTCCTGACAGTTTCTGTAAATAGGAATGTCCTTgtcttattctttctttttctctgtgtcctttcttcctccctgacacacacataaacacacactgacaggttTTGAAGACTATGGAGCCTATTGGAGATATAACTACGAGACCATTGAAGATGACGTTCAGTTCAAGTACACCAGGGATCAGCTGATGGAAGACGTCCGCGCTGTATACAAAGAGGTCGGCCTAAGATCAGTGACACAACATCTTACGAATGTGTTCTTGAATGTGTGTGACTAACAAaggtcatttattgttttttttaaagatcctgCCCTTATACAAAGAGCTGCATGCCTATGTGAGAGCCAAACTCATGGAGAAGTACCCTGGACACATCGACTCAAAGGGGACTCTGCCAGCCCACCTGCTCGGTACGTTGACGGTCTGTTCAGAAAGCATTAAAGtgtttttctcatctcactgtgAGCTCTTCCCTGGCAATAGAGATGAATAATAGACGCCAGCATGATCTCTATTATGTCATTTAAGTCCAAAGAATCAGTATAACTAGTTTACTGTAGCAGACataaaaatcaaatgttaaaaacaaaacaagctttgaaaacaaaaacaaaataacagtacAGCCTGAAAGTTAGAAAAGAGTCAACACCCCTTtgtaaaaataacaatagaCTATTATTTATATGTTCACCTGCAGCAGATTGTACATTATATAatgttaacacatttttctcaTATATATCATATTCCTACTATCACTTTGTGTGTCATTGTCAACAGGATTTTGTTActattcttaaatatttatctttataCCATGGTCTGGGCAAATTctcgattctgattggctgaagggTGTCCCTTAACTTTTGATATATGGACACTATGTAAGTAGTTCCACTTCAACAGTCTGTTCACTGATCCAAATTAAAGAGCTGCAGGCGGTATCTAAGATgagtaaccatagcaacagggACACAGACAAAATCCTCTGTGTAAGATTTATTGgaataaaataacaaactaCATCCAACAATAAGTGATTTCGCACGTCATCCATTAATTCCTGACAATGGACAGCTCGTCAGGCATTATCCCTTTACTTGTCATTCTGTGTTCCCATTCGTCATTTTAGTTCTGACACATGTGCATGGactatttttttccttttctgaaaTTCATCTTTTGCTAGCTATcactgaaaaaaatggaaaataagcCAAACATATCTATTTATAAAGATTTAAACAGATATTAATgggaatatttgtttttactttaacagtaactgttttgtttggttgtttaaAAGAATGAATACACAAATATTATTATATGGGAAAATGTTAACAAATTAtgacatatacagtatgtttctgCTTTAGCTGGTTTTTGTTCCAGCCTTCATCCTTTGTTACACGTAATTCATTCATGTAAATCTGCCAAATCACCTTAACGTACACATCTAACTTAATACTAAAGGAAGGAGAAACTCATCAGTGTTTGCTTTGAGTATAATATGAAGGTCATGTTGTTGATTTTTCAGGTGACATGTGGGGACGATTCTGGACCAACCTGTACTCTCTGTCCACCCCTTACCCTTTGAAAGAAGACATAGATGTCAGCCCAAACATGGTGACGGAGGTACAGTACAACAAATTGAGCTTTTTGTGATTTGTAAATTAAACAATAAGGATGTAAGTCCTCTATTGGAACTGACTCTGAATGTTTCTGAATTTCAGGGCTGGGATACAGATCGGCTTTTCGAAGAAGCAGAGAAGTTTTTCATGTCTGTCGGCCTGTACCAGATGTTCCCAAACTTCTGGAATAATTCCATGTTCACCAAACCTGATGGACGCAAGGTGGTCTGCCACCCCACTGCCTGGGACATGGGCAACAGAGAGGACTTTAGGTACcactcacacatacagtcaTATCCATCACTGTAGAAATGAAGAAAAGCTACATTTGGTGGTTATATGTAACATAATATACTcatatatatattcattttctgctgtgaggagttttatgtttttgtgtcctGTGTGAGATCAATAATCTGTCTGTAGATCAGAACATGAGAGCTGTAAATATGAACCTGCTGGGAAGATGGTATCAATTAATTTCTGAGTCATTCTTTCCTGCTGATAATATAAAGATAACCAAAGTCTCTATGCTGTTAAATATTAATCCATAAAGCTGCATCAGCACTGACTGCTTTTGAAGATTAAGTTTCTATAATAGAAAACAATTTCTCCAAAAGCAAAAGCTCCTCAACTTTGTGCTAAAACCTCTGAATGAAATGTCTCCTCCTTGAAAACCCTGTTAGCCTCCATGTTGCCTTCTAAGgaggactttttgtttttcttctgaacttGGACGTAATGTGTGACTTATCAGAAACATGTGACAGCGCAGGCTCTTTTATGATAAATTATGACTGATATGGCATCTGGCCATGTCTGTCTCACATATCATACCTGCTGATAACATCACCTCTAATCTGACGTCTTCAGGATCAAAATGTGCTCCAAGGTCAACATGGACGACTTCCTGACGGTGCACCACGAGATGGGTCACAACCAGTACCAGATGGCATACCGTAACCTGTCCTACCTGCTGAGGGACGGAGCCAACGAGGGTTTCCATGAGGCCGTCGGAGAGATCATGTCCCTCTCTGCTGCGACGCCCAAACACCTGAAGAGCCTGGGCCTCCTGTCTGATGACTTCATTTATGATAACGGTACAATTCATGCAGATGACAATGACACGTATCCAAAGAAAGATCAGGTGCCCAAAATATGACAGctgtttttcttaaagctcaCCTATTATGCAAATTACACTTTACTGAggttttaaaacacaatttgtcCCTACCCTGTTTACAAATCCCCCAATTAGGAGAAAagttctttctgtcttttgcctgctccacttttctgaaaatgtttccctttgtgacatcacaaagggtagtAACGTCTCCCTTTGGTGGATTTgcctcccacagctaggtgcttgttctgccctctgagtttACCTTCTCACAGTTAACAATTTAGCGTGGCGCAAGAAAGCGCCAACCACCAAAccccttccagaggggcgtggtcaaacccAGCATTCACATTTAAAGCTATACACActgaaacagcctgttctgatcagagATCAGATACATGCTACAGCAGATGAGTGTGAATGATATTTGATATTATGTGCAGAAATCCCTGTTTTCCTTGTTGCTAATGAAACTGAAACTTTGATAGATTCATTGTAACAATAATGTGACAGAAGCTGCAGTGATAGAAGAGACAGACCGTAGATGTTTTAAGAAAGTAGGACAGTCTGTTATTTCCAAAAACATGTGATTGGATGATTCAAGATTAGACTGTATCTTGGAGAAACAAAGGAACGACACCTTTTTGTTATCTAGCTTTAAAGTGCCTCAATTCCTcttctttcagctcattgttttggttttcaacATCTCAACTTTCAGAAATCACAGTTCAAACCTCACCATGCTCTATGTTACCAACACCCAACACCCAACACCCAACAGACTAAACCAGCAACAACCGATGAACGTTTAGGTGCCCTCGAATGGCATGTTTGATAACAAATAGCTTCAGCAGCTGTTGGGCCGCCTGCACAGACCATGACACACCTGCAGTCGCCTGGTTACCTCAGTGAAACCAGATAATCAAGCATAACATCTGCTTTGACCCTCTGCTCACTGTTACACAACTGTCTTTCACTACAGGGTCTGCACAGGTGTCATAGTTAATCTCAAACAGGGGGCTCAACACTACTCAACGCCACTATCAATCAAAGCGTGTTTTGTAGAATCCTTTTCAGAACAGTAACAGCTTTctgaactttttgttttttacaacaatcaaatatattttgtcCTTGCAGAAATTGAGATCAACTTCCTGCTGAAACAAGCGCTCACCATCGTGGCCACACTGCCGTTCACATACATGCTGGAGGAGTGGAGGTGGCAGGTGTTTGCAGGGAACATCACCAAGGACGAGTGGATGGAGCGCTGGTGGGAGATGAAGTAAGCAGAGACCTCTGTGAAGCTTTAAATAATCAGCTTGTCATGTAGTATGTGTGACATGAGTATAAGCATCTCTGTGACTCTGTTGTCTTTAGGAGGGAGCTGGTTGGTGTTGTGGAGCCAGTGCCAAGAGATGAGACCTACTGCGACCCCCCCGCTCTGTTCCATGTGTCAGGAGATTACTCTTTCATTAGGTAACACTCCCTGGATTGAAAACCAGAACCAAATAAATAACAGCATATCTATATACATATCATCAGCCACCTTGAACCAGAATTTTCTCAAAATCAACTTGCTCTAGAGGGTCACTGTATGAGAccatttctgtcatttttattgttgttagGATATTAAAAAGTTGTCCACATTTAGTTGAATATTAAACCATATCAGCGATGTTTACAATCATAGTAgtattgtttatttacattagaTAGAGTCGAAGAACatatttggacattttgatTTACTTATGGTTGTTCCTTTAGGTTACATTAGGCCAAAACGAAGAACTGTTCATCAGAGTAGTAGCTGAGTATTTATCCCCCAGTtctgttataaaaaaataaccagTGAGTTTTTCTTTGGTTGTAAACACAGGTACTTCACCAGAACCATCTACCAGTTTCAGTTCCAGAAAGCGCTTTGCGATGCAGCGGGTCATACAGGCGCCCTGTCCTCATGTGACATCACCAATTCAAAAGACGCAGGAACCAAGCTCAGGTAAGGAATTcaacttcaattcaattcaattcaatttatttttgtatagcgtcaactcataacaagtgttatctcaagacactttacaaaaaacaggtaaaataccttactctttgtctgttaacattacgaaagagcaggtaaaaagaccttactcattgttatgttgcaaaaagcaggtaaaagaccttacttattgttatgttacaaagacccggcctatccatcatgagcactttccATCATGAATACAGCTCTATTGATTTATACATGCACCGTAATTCACCCTCATCATCCTCATCTGCTGTTAGGAGT
Protein-coding regions in this window:
- the ace2 gene encoding angiotensin-converting enzyme 2, which codes for MSARTLVALLAVTCVVYAQTDVDNKASEFLKRFDEEASVQLYNYSLASWAYNTDITQENSDKLAEAGQIWGNFYTKMSEESAKYPIDQITIPEIKLQLISLQDKGAGALSPDKAAHLSKVMSEMSTLYSTATVCLIDDPLNCQTLEPGLEHVMASSEDYAERLHVWEGWRREVGKRMRPLYEDYVDLKNEASKLNGFEDYGAYWRYNYETIEDDVQFKYTRDQLMEDVRAVYKEILPLYKELHAYVRAKLMEKYPGHIDSKGTLPAHLLGDMWGRFWTNLYSLSTPYPLKEDIDVSPNMVTEGWDTDRLFEEAEKFFMSVGLYQMFPNFWNNSMFTKPDGRKVVCHPTAWDMGNREDFRIKMCSKVNMDDFLTVHHEMGHNQYQMAYRNLSYLLRDGANEGFHEAVGEIMSLSAATPKHLKSLGLLSDDFIYDNEIEINFLLKQALTIVATLPFTYMLEEWRWQVFAGNITKDEWMERWWEMKRELVGVVEPVPRDETYCDPPALFHVSGDYSFIRYFTRTIYQFQFQKALCDAAGHTGALSSCDITNSKDAGTKLRSMLELGRSQSWTRALHTISGDIKMDARPLLDYFQKLYDWLKKENEKHKRTVGWDTEVDPYSEYEIKVRLSLKAALGKNAYTWNDNEQFLFKANIAYALRQYYSQMNKTMAFTSENVLTFKNTPRISFYMVVTNPDSLSSYVPKKDVEDAIRLSRGRINDAFQLDDMTLEFAGIPPTLATPVEQPVEVWLVVFGVVMGIVVLAGVYLVVSGVRERKKKPEKSSVENPYDTTVAGQTNKAFDDSDNEQTGL